The following proteins are encoded in a genomic region of Nicotiana sylvestris chromosome 4, ASM39365v2, whole genome shotgun sequence:
- the LOC104224526 gene encoding F-box protein 7, protein MTSDYTVKLAVELETAARLRASQFIVPQRPWLDLYGINVKPVAPFGSASSKLFVDPALIHRVLPDELLFEIFSRMTPYTMGRAACVCRKWRYTIRNPVFWRNACLKTWQVAGVVENYKALQLKYDGSWRKMWLLRPRVRTDGIYVSRNTYIRAGVAEWKITNPVHIVCYYRYMRFYPSGRFLYKNSSQKVKDVTKCLNFRASRADCVFRGNYTLSEDKVEAALLYPGTRPTVLRFRLRLRGTTQGANNRMDLLALLTSGVNDSEVDGPDEDILGVVERWQDDETHNPDVPAISHKRGLTPFVFVPFEEVETSVLNLPVERMDFYVPG, encoded by the exons ATGACATCAG ATTACACGGTTAAACTCGCAGTGGAACTTGAAACTGCTGCACGGTTGAGGGCTTCTCAGTTCATTGTACCTCAAAGGCCATGGCTTG ATTTGTACGGGATTAATGTTAAACCTGTCGCTCCTTTTGGAAGCGCTAGTAGTAAGCTGTTTGTTGATCCTGCACTGATACACCGGGTACTACCTGATGAACTTCTTTTTGAG ATCTTCTCGAGAATGACTCCATACACCATGGGTAGGGCAGCTTGTGTTTGTCGAAAGTGGAGGTATACAATTCGGAACCCTGTATTTTGGCGCAATGCATGTTTAAAGACTTGGCAG GTTGCTGGAGTGGTAGAAAACTATAAGGCCCTTCAGTTGAAGTATGATGGTTCATGGAGAAAAATGTGGCTTTTAAGACCAAGGGTTCGTACAGATG GTATTTATGTCAGTCGAAACACATATATTCGTGCAGGAGTTGCTGAGTGGAAGATTACAAATCCAGTTCATATT GTATGTTACTATCGCTATATGAGATTTTATCCTTCGGGCAGATTCCTTTATAAG AATTCATCACAAAAAGTCAAGGATGTCACAAAATGCCTGAACTTCCGTGCCTCAAGGGCTGACTGTGTTTTTAGGGGGAATTACACTCTATCAGAGGATAAA GTTGAAGCTGCTCTTTTGTACCCTGGAACGCGTCCAACTGTGTTAAGATTTCGTTTAAG GTTGAGGGGTACAACTCAAGGTGCTAATAACAGAATGGATCTACTTGCACTTCTTACGAGTGGTGTGAATGACAGTGAGGTTGACGGCCCTGATGAAGACATTCTTGGGGTTGTTGAGAGGTGGCAAGATGATGAAACACATAACCCAGATGTTCCAGCAATTTCACACAAGAGGGGTCTAACACCTTTTGTCTTTGTTCCATTTGAGGAG GTGGAAACTTCAGTTCTGAATCTCCCTGTGGAAAGAATGGACTTTTACGTGCCTGGTTAG